The following are encoded together in the Cicer arietinum cultivar CDC Frontier isolate Library 1 chromosome 2, Cicar.CDCFrontier_v2.0, whole genome shotgun sequence genome:
- the LOC140919437 gene encoding uncharacterized protein, whose translation MALRDDFEGIRGSVLHRSPLPDVESVVSELLAEEIRLKTHSGVLDKEILSTPPSVFVAPVKKKTSQGRVGLGNDDCAFCKEKDHWKARCPKLGRAHKKNFRGPSSNVVASAPPTIDSSSGSVYSSESASQISDIAEQLQRLLATQSHAMSATSSKGLNSSGMSGSTFWEADWDRP comes from the exons atggctcttcgtgatgattttgagggcaTTCGTGGGAGTGTTTTGCATCGTTCCCCCCTTCCTgatgttgaatcagtagttagtgaattgttggcagaagaaatcagacttaagactcattctggtGTGTTAGATAAGGAAATTCTCTCAActcctccatctgtttttgttgctcctgttaaaaaaaaaacatctcaagggagagttgggcttggtaatgatgattgtgcattctgcaaagaaaaagatcattggaaagcacgttgtccgaaattggggagagcacataagaagaattttagggggccatcgtccaatgttgttgcttctgctcctcctaccattgactctagttctggttctgtatactcatctgagagtgcttcccaaatatctgatattgcagaacaacttcaaagacttcttgccactcaatcacatgccatgtctgccacctcttctaaaggtttgaactcctctggtatgtcag gatccacattctgggaggctgattgggacaggccatag